The following proteins are co-located in the Streptomyces sp. DT2A-34 genome:
- a CDS encoding MFS transporter, producing MSVPAPQAPPGQPKKAATAAWIGSALEYYDFFIYGSAAALIFPEVFFDESDPATATLLSLATFGVAYAARPVGALFLGHFGDRMGRKKIMVFTLILMGVSTFLIGCLPTREQVGTLAPVLLVLCRVLQGISAAGEQASANSMTLEHAPPHRRGFFTSFTLSGTQGGQLLATLVFIPVAALPEEQLLSWGWRVPFWMSIAVAVVGYVIRRKLEETPAFEQQAATEGVVKMPLAVLMREHWADVLRVIGGALVASVSTIFTVWSLSYATSDSVGMSKSSMLWVGALANLVALAAIPLWATLSDRIGRRPVFLIGAAGSAVMMFLYLWSISTGSYPLTLLLGIVTFGVVYSAANGVWPSFYGEMFSTRVRLSGMAIGTQIGFAVAGFAVTFAAQIAGPNGDDWAAVALFTAALCVPPVVAALSARETARIPTEQLGERSAREAAQPETVTA from the coding sequence GTGTCCGTCCCCGCCCCCCAGGCCCCGCCAGGGCAGCCGAAGAAAGCCGCGACCGCCGCCTGGATCGGCAGCGCCCTCGAGTACTACGACTTCTTCATCTACGGCAGCGCCGCCGCGCTGATCTTCCCCGAGGTCTTCTTCGACGAGTCCGACCCGGCGACCGCCACCCTGCTGTCGCTGGCCACGTTCGGTGTGGCGTACGCCGCCCGGCCGGTCGGCGCGCTGTTCCTCGGTCACTTCGGCGACCGCATGGGCCGTAAGAAGATCATGGTCTTCACGCTGATCCTGATGGGCGTGTCGACGTTCCTCATCGGCTGTCTGCCGACCCGCGAACAGGTCGGCACCCTGGCGCCCGTCCTGCTGGTGCTGTGCCGGGTGCTGCAGGGCATCTCGGCGGCGGGCGAGCAGGCCAGCGCCAACTCGATGACCTTGGAACACGCGCCACCGCACCGGCGCGGCTTCTTCACCAGCTTCACGCTGAGCGGCACGCAGGGCGGGCAGTTGCTGGCCACCCTGGTCTTCATCCCGGTCGCCGCGCTGCCGGAGGAGCAGCTGCTGTCGTGGGGCTGGCGGGTTCCGTTCTGGATGAGCATCGCGGTCGCCGTCGTCGGCTATGTCATCCGCCGCAAGCTGGAGGAGACCCCGGCCTTCGAGCAGCAGGCCGCCACGGAGGGCGTCGTCAAGATGCCGCTCGCGGTGCTGATGCGGGAGCACTGGGCGGATGTGCTGCGGGTGATCGGCGGTGCGCTGGTCGCCTCGGTCAGCACGATCTTCACGGTGTGGTCGCTGTCGTACGCCACGAGTGACTCGGTCGGGATGAGCAAGTCCTCCATGCTGTGGGTGGGCGCTCTCGCCAACCTGGTCGCGCTCGCCGCGATCCCGCTGTGGGCGACTCTGTCGGACCGCATCGGCCGCCGCCCGGTATTCCTGATCGGCGCGGCCGGCAGCGCGGTGATGATGTTCCTCTACCTGTGGTCGATCTCCACCGGCTCCTACCCGCTGACCCTGCTGCTGGGCATCGTCACCTTCGGTGTGGTCTACAGCGCCGCGAACGGCGTGTGGCCGTCCTTCTACGGCGAGATGTTCTCCACCCGGGTCCGCCTGTCCGGCATGGCCATCGGCACCCAGATCGGCTTCGCGGTCGCCGGGTTCGCGGTCACCTTCGCCGCGCAGATCGCCGGCCCGAACGGCGACGACTGGGCCGCGGTGGCCCTGTTCACGGCCGCCCTGTGCGTGCCGCCGGTCGTGGCCGCCCTCTCCGCTCGCGAGACCGCCAGGATCCCGACGGAGCAGCTCGGCGAGCGCTCGGCCCGGGAGGCCGCGCAGCCGGAGACGGTGACGGCCTGA
- the wecB gene encoding non-hydrolyzing UDP-N-acetylglucosamine 2-epimerase yields MNGCVLHVVGTRPNFVKAAPVVAALGAAGCDQVLVHTGQHYDERMSDIFFRQLGLPEPDTDLGVGSGSHARQIADLLVALEAELTARAPALVTVYGDVNSTLAAALVAARAGVPVAHVEAGLRSFDMSMPEEANRRLVDQLAALLFVTSPEAVGHLAREGIAAERVHFVGNPMIDTLLTHLEHFDPVTARAAHRLPERYGVVTLHRPANVDDPQAAAAAARVLAEAARHLDLAVPLHPRGRAALSAAGLADAPGVHLLDPLGYVEFMSLVRGAAAVITDSGGVQEETTVLGVPCLTLRTTTERPVTVTHGTNRLVTHGELVPALRKLLDGGGAASAEGPPLWDGRAGGRIARVITAWLERHG; encoded by the coding sequence ATGAACGGCTGCGTACTCCATGTGGTCGGTACCCGGCCCAACTTCGTCAAGGCCGCGCCGGTCGTCGCCGCCCTCGGTGCGGCGGGCTGCGACCAGGTGCTCGTGCACACCGGGCAGCACTACGACGAACGGATGTCGGACATCTTCTTCCGGCAGCTCGGCCTGCCCGAACCCGACACCGACCTCGGCGTCGGCTCCGGCAGCCACGCCCGGCAGATCGCCGACCTGCTGGTGGCCCTGGAGGCCGAACTGACCGCCCGCGCACCCGCGCTGGTCACGGTGTACGGCGACGTGAACTCGACGCTGGCCGCCGCGCTCGTCGCCGCCAGGGCGGGCGTCCCGGTGGCGCACGTCGAGGCCGGGCTGCGCAGCTTCGACATGTCGATGCCGGAGGAGGCCAACCGGCGTCTGGTCGACCAACTGGCGGCGCTGTTGTTCGTCACGAGCCCCGAGGCCGTCGGCCACCTCGCCCGCGAGGGGATCGCCGCCGAGCGGGTGCACTTCGTCGGCAACCCGATGATCGACACCCTGCTCACCCATCTGGAGCACTTCGACCCGGTGACCGCCCGTGCCGCACACCGACTGCCCGAGCGCTACGGCGTCGTCACGCTGCACCGGCCCGCCAACGTCGACGACCCGCAGGCCGCCGCGGCCGCCGCCCGCGTCCTGGCCGAGGCCGCCCGCCATCTCGACCTGGCCGTACCGCTGCACCCACGCGGCCGGGCGGCGCTGAGCGCGGCGGGCCTCGCGGACGCGCCGGGCGTGCACCTCCTCGACCCGCTCGGCTACGTCGAGTTCATGAGCCTCGTACGCGGAGCCGCCGCGGTGATCACCGACTCGGGCGGTGTACAGGAGGAGACGACCGTCCTGGGCGTGCCGTGCCTGACCCTGCGCACCACGACCGAACGCCCGGTCACGGTGACCCACGGCACCAACCGGCTTGTCACGCACGGGGAGTTGGTGCCGGCGCTGCGCAAGCTCCTGGACGGCGGGGGAGCGGCTTCCGCGGAGGGACCACCCCTGTGGGACGGCCGGGCGGGCGGCCGGATCGCCCGCGTCATCACCGCGTGGCTGGAACGCCATGGCTGA
- a CDS encoding methyltransferase domain-containing protein, giving the protein MADVTHTSRDAMADDTRTYRDTTPGDTRTYWDARHSDLDELASGGHTGLDRPGNEIFYARRLGTLLSLIGDLSSPAAPLFVLDAGCGKGYFARALARCGHRVDAFDISPPAVDHARAEAGGPRYAVAALDEWRSPWPYDIVVCVDVLFHVPDDQAWAAGLRNMASLIRVTGRLIVTDIASDIVTDIAADIAIDEATAERTTPGARIVHRPIAAYRAELEPLGLRHTLSRPYGFRENRVGFHVFTRTR; this is encoded by the coding sequence ATGGCTGATGTCACGCACACGTCCCGGGACGCCATGGCTGACGACACCCGGACGTATCGGGACACCACGCCTGGTGACACCCGGACGTACTGGGACGCCCGCCACAGCGACCTGGACGAGCTCGCCTCCGGTGGGCACACGGGGCTCGACCGTCCGGGCAACGAGATCTTCTACGCCCGGCGGCTCGGCACGCTGCTCTCCCTCATCGGCGACCTGTCCAGCCCCGCCGCCCCGCTGTTCGTACTCGACGCCGGCTGCGGCAAGGGGTACTTCGCACGCGCCCTGGCCCGCTGCGGCCATCGGGTCGACGCCTTCGACATCAGCCCGCCCGCCGTCGACCACGCCCGCGCCGAGGCGGGCGGCCCGCGTTACGCCGTCGCCGCGCTCGACGAGTGGCGCAGCCCGTGGCCGTACGACATCGTGGTCTGCGTGGACGTCCTGTTCCATGTACCGGACGACCAGGCGTGGGCGGCCGGTCTGCGCAACATGGCCTCCCTCATCCGCGTAACCGGCCGCCTGATCGTCACCGACATCGCTTCCGACATCGTCACCGATATCGCCGCCGACATCGCCATCGACGAGGCCACCGCCGAGCGCACGACCCCCGGCGCCCGCATCGTGCACCGCCCGATCGCCGCCTACCGCGCCGAACTCGAGCCGCTCGGCCTGCGGCACACCCTCTCCAGGCCGTACGGCTTCCGGGAGAACCGGGTCGGCTTCCACGTCTTCACGAGGACCCGCTGA
- a CDS encoding bifunctional sugar phosphate isomerase/epimerase/4-hydroxyphenylpyruvate dioxygenase family protein: MRTSIATVSLSGSLTEKLTAASRAGFDGVEIFENDLLASPLTPEGIRGRCADLGLTIDLYQPMRDIEAVPADEFARNLRRARHKFELMRRLGADTVLVCSSVHPLAVDDDALAAGHLSRLADLAQDFGIRVAYEALAWGRHVSTYDHAWRIVEAAGHPALGTCLDSFHILSRGSDPKGIEDIPGEKIFFLQLADAPLLAMDVLQWSRHYRCFPGQGGFDVAGLVRHVLHTGYDGPLSLEVFNDVFRQAEAGPTAVDAHRSLLVLQETVGRAAPPAPVVPTGVTFAELVTPDAEPVSAVLGALGFARTARHRSKPVDLWEQGEARVLVNTAGSARRDGTGLAAIGLESPDPTGAARRAEDLLAPVLPRRRAPQDAPLDAVAAPDGTELFFCATDRPELPNWRADFTDIEHETAAAGVHRIDHLALTQPWHHYDEATLFHRSVLGLHAQESVDVADPYGLMRSRAVTNPDGSVRIALSVGAAPTDDTVHAQHIALATDDVIAAARRYREAGGRLLPIPANYYDDLGARYEFADGELETYRELGILYDRDPYGEFRHCYTVTVGRVFFELVQRDGYRGYGAQNAPVRLAAQHVLRPSR, encoded by the coding sequence ATGCGTACGTCCATCGCCACCGTCTCCCTCAGCGGATCCCTCACGGAGAAACTCACGGCCGCCTCCCGGGCCGGTTTCGACGGTGTGGAGATCTTCGAGAACGACCTGCTGGCCAGCCCGCTCACGCCCGAGGGGATCCGCGGCCGGTGCGCCGACCTCGGCCTCACCATCGACCTGTACCAGCCGATGCGGGACATCGAGGCCGTGCCCGCCGACGAGTTCGCCCGCAATCTGCGCCGCGCCCGGCACAAGTTCGAGCTGATGCGGCGGCTCGGCGCCGACACCGTCCTCGTCTGCTCCAGCGTCCATCCCCTGGCCGTGGACGACGACGCGCTCGCCGCCGGGCACCTGTCCCGACTCGCCGACCTGGCCCAGGACTTCGGCATCCGCGTGGCCTACGAGGCGCTCGCCTGGGGACGGCACGTCAGCACCTACGACCACGCCTGGCGCATCGTCGAGGCCGCCGGCCACCCCGCGCTCGGCACCTGCCTGGACAGCTTCCACATCCTCTCCCGCGGTTCCGATCCCAAGGGCATCGAGGACATCCCCGGCGAGAAGATCTTCTTCCTCCAACTGGCGGACGCCCCGCTGCTCGCGATGGACGTCCTGCAGTGGAGCCGCCACTACCGCTGCTTCCCCGGACAGGGCGGCTTCGACGTCGCCGGACTGGTACGCCACGTCCTGCACACGGGATACGACGGCCCCCTCTCCCTCGAGGTCTTCAACGACGTCTTCCGCCAGGCCGAGGCCGGCCCGACGGCCGTGGACGCCCACCGCTCCCTGCTGGTCCTCCAGGAGACGGTCGGCCGGGCCGCACCGCCCGCCCCCGTCGTCCCCACCGGCGTCACCTTCGCGGAACTGGTCACCCCCGACGCCGAACCGGTCTCGGCCGTACTCGGCGCCCTGGGCTTCGCCCGCACCGCACGGCACCGCAGCAAACCGGTCGACCTGTGGGAGCAGGGCGAGGCCCGCGTCCTGGTGAACACCGCCGGCTCCGCCCGCCGCGACGGCACCGGACTCGCCGCCATCGGCCTGGAGTCACCGGACCCCACCGGAGCGGCCCGCCGCGCCGAGGACCTCCTCGCCCCCGTCCTGCCCCGCCGCCGCGCCCCGCAGGACGCCCCACTGGACGCGGTCGCGGCGCCCGACGGCACCGAACTCTTCTTCTGCGCCACGGACCGTCCCGAACTGCCCAACTGGCGCGCCGACTTCACGGACATCGAGCACGAGACCGCGGCTGCGGGCGTGCACCGCATCGACCACCTCGCCCTCACCCAGCCCTGGCACCACTACGACGAGGCGACCCTCTTCCACCGCAGCGTCCTCGGCCTGCACGCCCAGGAGAGCGTCGACGTCGCCGACCCGTACGGCCTGATGCGCAGCCGCGCCGTCACCAACCCCGACGGCAGCGTCCGTATCGCCCTGAGCGTCGGCGCGGCACCGACCGACGACACCGTGCACGCCCAGCACATCGCGCTGGCCACGGACGACGTGATCGCCGCGGCCCGGCGCTACCGGGAGGCGGGCGGACGTCTGCTGCCCATCCCCGCCAACTACTACGACGACCTGGGAGCGCGGTACGAGTTCGCGGACGGCGAGCTGGAGACGTATCGCGAGCTGGGCATCCTCTACGACCGTGACCCGTACGGCGAGTTCCGGCACTGCTACACGGTGACGGTCGGCCGCGTCTTCTTCGAGCTCGTGCAGCGGGACGGCTACCGGGGCTACGGCGCCCAGAACGCGCCGGTGCGGCTTGCCGCCCAGCACGTTCTCAGGCCCAGCCGTTGA
- a CDS encoding TetR/AcrR family transcriptional regulator, whose translation MTSVDEPARPNGRIRDAARTQAEILDVATQEFARVGFAGARVDDIAARTRTTKRMIYYYFGGKEQLFTAVLERAYGVIREAEQQLDVEHLDPVAAIRRLAELTFDHHEQHPDFIRLVTIENIHGAEHIAASEKLGKIGSPALDVIRRILESGQESGLFTADVDAVDLHAMISSFCFFRVSNRHTFGALFGRDLVDPAQREHYRAMLGDMVIAYLTAERAAD comes from the coding sequence ATGACCAGCGTCGACGAACCGGCACGACCGAACGGGCGGATCCGTGACGCCGCCCGCACCCAGGCCGAGATCCTCGACGTCGCGACGCAGGAGTTCGCCCGGGTCGGCTTCGCCGGCGCCCGGGTCGACGACATCGCCGCCCGCACCCGCACCACGAAGCGGATGATCTACTACTACTTCGGCGGCAAGGAGCAGCTGTTCACGGCCGTGCTGGAGCGCGCGTACGGCGTGATCCGGGAGGCCGAGCAGCAGCTCGACGTCGAGCACCTGGACCCGGTCGCGGCCATCCGCCGCCTGGCCGAGCTGACCTTCGACCACCACGAGCAGCACCCCGACTTCATCCGCCTGGTCACCATCGAGAACATCCACGGGGCCGAGCACATCGCCGCCTCCGAGAAGCTCGGCAAGATCGGCTCACCGGCGCTGGACGTGATCCGCCGGATCCTGGAGTCGGGACAGGAGTCCGGCCTGTTCACGGCCGACGTCGACGCCGTCGACCTGCACGCGATGATCAGCTCCTTCTGCTTCTTCCGGGTCTCCAACCGGCACACCTTCGGCGCCCTGTTCGGCCGTGACCTGGTGGATCCGGCCCAGCGCGAGCACTACCGCGCGATGCTCGGCGACATGGTGATCGCGTACCTGACCGCGGAGCGCGCGGCGGACTGA
- a CDS encoding glycosyltransferase, which yields MSRTLRALVYGDVDLNLIDGSAVWAQSTVQALSQAGCETRLVLKAPIRTGRLTDPLAELPGVALVCPHEERLLPGLADRPMSPVQAAQVLTRLDEDEPCDLLVLRGRRLVSRIVADGRFDGRIWAYLTDIPQSAAEMTETARAELARIAEASHRLLCQTEELRCFLETWVPEACGKCVLSPPAVPEPGFPLPDRDGPHDPLRLVYTGKFAPRWNTLSMTRLPELLAERGVPAELHTVGDKIHDDASHPSFQADMARALAGTPGVHHHGGQPREEAMRIAADCDVGLGWRDPVLDSSLELSTKVLEFGALGLPVVLNRTPAHEALLGVDYPLFVPGRAGLDDAAEAVARAVREPEARRLAADRCREAARHHTLDQAAARWRAHLDRAFPAAPAEVTDRGRPLRVGVAGHDLKFLTRLLDHFRSLPGLEVRVDAWPALSRHDPDASRELADWADVVVVEWCGPAAVWYSRHKRRGSRLVVRLHRFELDAPWPRQVDIDAVDRVVCVSPYYARRTREHTGWPDSKVVVVPNWVDTHQLDRPKAPGAHHRLGMIGIAPSRKRLDLGLDVLQALRARDRRWHLSVKSKPPWEYWWIWNKPEEREHYDAVLHRMQTSPLLEGAVVFDSFGPDVAGWLRRVGHVLSTSDDESFHLAPAEGMASGAVPSLLPWPGADEIYDRRWIHDSPEAMAEAIAALGEDGWRSAGELARTQVREGFSLERVAQAWTELLVSE from the coding sequence ATGAGCCGTACGCTGCGGGCGCTCGTCTACGGCGATGTGGACCTCAACCTCATCGACGGTTCCGCCGTGTGGGCGCAGTCGACGGTGCAGGCCCTGTCCCAGGCGGGCTGCGAGACCCGGCTCGTCCTCAAGGCACCCATCCGCACCGGCCGGTTGACCGATCCGCTGGCCGAGCTGCCCGGGGTCGCTCTGGTGTGTCCGCACGAGGAGCGGCTGCTCCCGGGCCTGGCCGACCGGCCCATGTCGCCGGTGCAGGCCGCACAGGTGCTCACCCGGCTCGACGAGGACGAACCCTGCGACCTGCTGGTACTGCGCGGCCGGCGGCTGGTCTCGCGGATCGTCGCCGACGGCCGGTTCGACGGGCGGATCTGGGCCTACCTCACCGACATCCCGCAGTCCGCCGCCGAGATGACCGAGACGGCCCGTGCGGAACTCGCCCGCATCGCCGAGGCCTCGCACCGACTCCTGTGCCAGACCGAGGAGTTGCGCTGCTTCCTGGAGACCTGGGTGCCCGAGGCCTGCGGCAAGTGCGTGCTCAGTCCGCCCGCCGTGCCCGAGCCCGGCTTTCCGCTGCCGGACCGGGACGGGCCCCACGATCCACTGCGCCTCGTCTACACCGGCAAGTTCGCGCCCCGCTGGAACACCCTGTCCATGACCCGGCTGCCGGAGCTGCTCGCCGAGCGAGGCGTCCCCGCCGAACTGCACACCGTCGGCGACAAGATCCATGACGACGCGTCCCACCCCTCCTTCCAGGCCGACATGGCTCGGGCGCTGGCCGGTACGCCCGGCGTCCACCACCACGGCGGACAGCCGCGCGAGGAGGCCATGCGCATCGCCGCGGACTGCGACGTGGGCCTCGGCTGGCGGGACCCGGTGCTCGACTCCAGCCTCGAACTGTCCACCAAAGTCCTGGAGTTCGGGGCGCTGGGCCTGCCCGTGGTGCTCAACCGCACACCCGCGCACGAGGCGTTGCTCGGCGTCGACTACCCGCTGTTCGTGCCCGGCCGCGCCGGACTCGACGACGCCGCCGAAGCCGTGGCGAGGGCGGTGCGCGAACCGGAGGCCCGCCGTCTCGCGGCCGACCGCTGCCGCGAGGCCGCCCGGCACCACACCCTGGACCAAGCGGCCGCCCGTTGGCGCGCTCACCTCGACCGCGCCTTCCCCGCCGCACCCGCCGAGGTGACGGACCGCGGCCGACCCCTGCGCGTGGGGGTCGCCGGGCACGACCTGAAGTTCCTCACCCGGCTCCTCGACCACTTCCGGTCGCTGCCCGGTCTGGAGGTACGGGTCGACGCCTGGCCGGCGCTGTCCCGCCACGACCCGGACGCGAGCCGTGAACTCGCCGACTGGGCGGACGTGGTGGTCGTCGAGTGGTGCGGTCCGGCCGCCGTCTGGTACAGCCGCCACAAGCGGCGCGGCAGCCGGCTCGTCGTACGGCTGCACCGCTTCGAACTGGACGCCCCGTGGCCCCGCCAGGTCGACATCGACGCCGTCGACCGGGTGGTGTGCGTCAGCCCGTACTACGCCCGCCGCACCCGCGAGCACACCGGCTGGCCCGACTCGAAGGTCGTGGTCGTCCCCAACTGGGTGGACACCCACCAGCTCGACCGCCCGAAGGCGCCGGGCGCCCACCACCGCCTCGGCATGATCGGCATCGCACCCAGCCGCAAACGCCTCGACCTCGGCCTCGACGTGCTGCAGGCGCTGCGCGCCCGGGACCGGCGCTGGCATCTGTCGGTCAAGTCCAAGCCGCCCTGGGAGTACTGGTGGATCTGGAACAAGCCCGAGGAACGTGAGCACTACGACGCCGTACTGCACCGTATGCAGACCTCGCCGCTCCTCGAAGGCGCCGTCGTCTTCGACAGCTTCGGGCCGGACGTGGCGGGCTGGCTGAGGCGGGTCGGTCATGTGCTGTCCACCAGCGACGACGAGAGCTTCCACCTCGCGCCCGCCGAGGGGATGGCCTCCGGCGCCGTACCGTCACTGCTGCCGTGGCCCGGGGCGGACGAGATCTACGACCGGCGGTGGATCCACGACAGCCCCGAGGCGATGGCGGAGGCGATCGCCGCGCTCGGGGAGGACGGCTGGCGGTCCGCCGGGGAGCTGGCCCGCACGCAGGTCCGGGAGGGCTTCTCGCTGGAGCGGGTCGCACAGGCCTGGACGGAGCTGCTCGTGTCGGAGTGA
- a CDS encoding shikimate dehydrogenase translates to MAKDAKDSYLVGLIGSGIGPSLSPALHEREADRQGLRYLYRLIDIDALGAAPEAVGDLVRAARDLGFDGLNITHPCKQLVIGHLDALAPQAEALGAVNTVVFEDGRSVGHNTDVTGFAASFARGLPDVPLERVVQLGAGGAGAAVAHAMLTLGAERVTVVDALADRAADLAASLNRHFGAGRAVGAALDALPALLGHADGLVHATPTGMAAHPGLPLPAELLHPGLWVAEVVYRPLETELLRTARAIGCATLDGGGMAVFQAVDAFRLFTGREPDSARMLADIAELAGPVGTPR, encoded by the coding sequence GTGGCCAAGGACGCCAAGGACTCGTATCTCGTCGGGCTGATCGGTTCCGGCATCGGCCCGTCGCTCAGCCCGGCGCTGCACGAGCGGGAGGCCGACCGGCAGGGTCTGCGCTATCTGTACCGGCTCATCGACATCGACGCGCTCGGCGCCGCGCCCGAGGCGGTGGGCGACCTGGTGCGGGCCGCCCGTGACCTGGGCTTCGACGGGCTCAACATCACGCACCCGTGCAAGCAGCTCGTCATCGGGCATCTGGACGCGCTGGCCCCGCAGGCCGAGGCGCTGGGCGCGGTCAACACCGTCGTGTTCGAGGACGGCCGGTCCGTCGGCCACAACACGGACGTCACCGGCTTCGCCGCCTCCTTCGCGCGCGGGCTGCCCGACGTGCCGCTGGAGCGGGTCGTGCAGCTGGGCGCCGGGGGCGCGGGCGCGGCCGTGGCGCACGCCATGCTGACGCTCGGCGCCGAGCGGGTCACCGTGGTCGACGCACTGGCCGACCGGGCCGCCGATCTCGCCGCCTCCCTGAACCGGCACTTCGGCGCCGGCCGCGCGGTCGGCGCCGCTCTCGACGCGCTCCCCGCGCTGCTGGGCCACGCCGACGGTCTCGTGCACGCCACCCCCACGGGCATGGCCGCCCACCCCGGCCTGCCCCTGCCTGCCGAGCTGCTGCACCCTGGCCTGTGGGTCGCCGAGGTCGTCTACCGTCCGCTGGAGACGGAGCTGCTGCGTACCGCCCGCGCGATCGGCTGCGCCACTCTGGACGGGGGCGGGATGGCTGTCTTCCAGGCCGTGGACGCGTTCCGCCTGTTCACCGGGCGCGAGCCCGACAGCGCGCGGATGCTCGCGGACATCGCCGAACTGGCGGGACCCGTAGGAACCCCGAGGTAG
- a CDS encoding glycosyltransferase family 4 protein: protein MSRNVPRALSLAASVAVGELRQDPLRAALLAMRLLPGRARRGLQPLERRLAARARTAGPVAAPSAARVPAPPGRRFRPVPGRVLHLVTNGLPFRHAGYTVRTQKLAEAQSAAGLDPHVVTRIGFPVTQGVLDARPSQRVGGVPQHRLLPLRLPYGQAAALARNAELAALLVERLRPAVLHAASDHGNGRVALALRETFGLPVVYEVRGFLEETWLTQAPGRGRGDETYRARRALETFCMREADLVLTLGEAMKAEIVGRGVPEERVLIAPNAVDDDFLTPLPDGAPVRARLGIAPDEFVVGTVGSLTPHEGIDTLLHAGEELIRRGVPLRLLIVGDGPERAGLERLAARLGLDDGVALFTGRVPHAQVRYFHAVLDVFAVPRTDERVCHLVTPLKPVEAMASGVPVAASDVTALRELVEHEVNGRLIKPESRHSWADELEILLYSRNRRSEWGAAARAMVARDRTWKRVAATTRDAYRTLGCLDAG from the coding sequence ATGTCACGTAATGTTCCACGCGCCCTCAGTCTGGCTGCCTCGGTGGCTGTTGGCGAACTGCGCCAGGATCCGCTGCGGGCCGCACTGCTCGCGATGCGCCTGCTGCCCGGCCGCGCCCGGCGCGGACTACAGCCGCTCGAACGGCGGCTCGCCGCGCGCGCCCGCACCGCGGGGCCGGTCGCGGCGCCGTCCGCCGCGCGGGTGCCCGCACCCCCCGGCCGTCGGTTTCGCCCCGTACCGGGCCGGGTGCTCCACCTGGTCACCAACGGGCTGCCGTTCCGGCACGCCGGCTACACCGTGCGCACGCAGAAGCTCGCCGAGGCCCAGTCGGCGGCCGGGCTGGACCCGCATGTCGTGACGCGGATCGGTTTCCCCGTGACGCAGGGGGTGCTGGACGCCCGCCCGTCGCAGCGCGTGGGCGGGGTGCCGCAGCACCGGCTGCTTCCGCTGCGGCTGCCGTACGGGCAGGCCGCGGCGCTGGCGCGTAACGCCGAACTGGCCGCCCTGCTGGTGGAGCGGCTGCGACCGGCCGTGCTGCACGCCGCGTCCGACCACGGCAACGGGCGTGTGGCGCTCGCCCTGCGGGAGACCTTCGGGCTGCCGGTGGTCTACGAGGTGCGGGGCTTCTTGGAGGAGACCTGGCTGACGCAGGCGCCGGGCCGCGGCCGGGGCGACGAGACGTACCGGGCGCGGCGCGCCCTGGAGACGTTCTGCATGCGTGAGGCCGATCTGGTGCTGACGCTGGGCGAGGCGATGAAGGCCGAGATCGTGGGCCGTGGAGTGCCCGAGGAGCGGGTCCTGATCGCGCCCAACGCCGTGGACGACGACTTCCTGACTCCGCTGCCGGACGGGGCGCCGGTGCGGGCCCGGCTCGGTATCGCGCCGGACGAGTTCGTCGTGGGCACGGTCGGCAGTCTCACCCCGCACGAGGGCATCGACACATTGCTCCATGCGGGTGAAGAGCTGATCCGGCGTGGCGTCCCGCTGCGGCTGCTGATCGTCGGCGACGGTCCGGAGCGCGCCGGGCTGGAGCGGCTGGCCGCCCGGCTGGGCCTGGACGACGGGGTCGCCCTGTTCACCGGCCGGGTGCCGCACGCCCAAGTGCGCTATTTCCACGCCGTGTTGGACGTGTTCGCGGTGCCCCGCACCGACGAGCGCGTCTGCCATCTGGTGACCCCTCTCAAGCCGGTCGAGGCGATGGCGAGCGGTGTTCCCGTAGCCGCCAGTGACGTCACCGCACTGAGAGAACTGGTCGAACACGAGGTGAACGGAAGGCTAATCAAGCCCGAATCACGACATTCCTGGGCTGATGAGCTGGAAATACTCCTTTACAGTCGAAATCGGCGTTCTGAGTGGGGAGCAGCCGCCCGCGCGATGGTCGCGCGTGACCGCACCTGGAAGCGGGTCGCCGCCACAACCCGTGACGCGTACCGCACCCTCGGATGCCTTGATGCGGGGTGA